Proteins from one Terriglobia bacterium genomic window:
- a CDS encoding prolyl oligopeptidase family serine peptidase, with amino-acid sequence TNGVATANLEYRRVGNEGGAWPGTFADIRSAYQFLLQNSERHKLDTSRVIVMGHSAGGQLALCLAAHEPRLTRVVSLAGVVDLQRAYKLHLSNDAVVEFLHGTPSEVPDHYREADPAELSIPHARQWLIHGSADDTVPVDFSRDYVSAKKKRSGKQKEDAHLLEISGAGHFDLIDPRSSAWKQVEEAVLALAAA; translated from the coding sequence CCACCAATGGGGTGGCAACGGCGAACCTGGAATACCGGCGGGTAGGCAACGAGGGCGGCGCATGGCCCGGCACTTTCGCCGATATCCGTTCGGCGTACCAATTCCTTCTACAAAACTCAGAACGGCATAAGTTGGACACGAGCAGAGTCATCGTGATGGGCCATTCCGCAGGAGGCCAGCTTGCGCTCTGCCTTGCGGCTCACGAACCGAGGCTTACGCGCGTGGTGTCGCTCGCCGGAGTCGTAGACCTGCAGCGCGCATACAAACTTCACCTCAGCAACGACGCAGTCGTCGAATTTCTTCATGGCACCCCCAGCGAAGTTCCCGATCATTACCGCGAGGCCGATCCCGCTGAGCTTTCCATTCCGCATGCTCGGCAGTGGCTGATCCACGGCTCCGCGGATGACACTGTTCCGGTAGATTTCAGCCGCGATTATGTGTCTGCCAAGAAGAAGCGTTCCGGCAAACAGAAGGAAGACGCGCACCTGCTGGAGATTTCAGGGGCGGGACATTTCGACCTGATTGATCCTCGAAGCTCAGCGTGGAAGCAGGTTGAGGAGGCGGTGCTTGCATTGGCTGCGGCATAG